A genomic stretch from Campylobacter lari subsp. concheus includes:
- the tsaE gene encoding tRNA (adenosine(37)-N6)-threonylcarbamoyltransferase complex ATPase subunit type 1 TsaE translates to MKEMILSQNELYKLCEILPKNGVILLQGDLASGKTTLVQNYAQFLGVEKTLNSPTFSIMQEYGFQQGKMYHYDIYQEGFDGLLKNGLIENFFEEGLHLVEWGDEKLKKYLDKYQIFNIILQIIPYENKRKYIIHE, encoded by the coding sequence ATGAAAGAAATGATTTTAAGTCAAAATGAGCTTTATAAGCTTTGTGAAATTTTACCTAAAAATGGAGTTATTTTACTTCAAGGGGATTTAGCCAGTGGTAAAACTACTTTGGTTCAAAATTATGCTCAATTTCTTGGGGTAGAAAAAACGCTTAATTCTCCTACATTTTCTATCATGCAAGAGTATGGTTTTCAACAAGGTAAAATGTATCATTATGATATTTATCAAGAAGGTTTTGATGGACTTTTAAAAAATGGTTTGATTGAAAATTTTTTTGAAGAGGGTTTGCATTTGGTAGAGTGGGGTGATGAAAAGTTAAAAAAATACTTAGATAAATATCAAATTTTTAATATAATTTTACAAATCATTCCTTATGAAAATAAAAGAAAGTATATAATACATGAGTAA
- a CDS encoding RNA-binding S4 domain-containing protein, which translates to MRIDKFLNVVNITKRRAISEDMCKSGVVSINNQVVKASKEVKIGDEISIKFIEYTNIYKVLDIPTTKSIPKAMQEKYVIKIQ; encoded by the coding sequence ATGAGAATAGATAAGTTTTTAAATGTAGTTAACATTACTAAGCGTCGTGCTATTTCAGAGGATATGTGCAAAAGTGGCGTAGTAAGTATAAACAATCAAGTGGTTAAAGCTAGTAAAGAAGTAAAAATTGGTGATGAAATAAGCATTAAATTTATAGAATATACTAATATCTATAAAGTTTTAGACATACCAACAACCAAAAGCATACCAAAAGCTATGCAAGAAAAATATGTGATAAAAATTCAATGA
- a CDS encoding argininosuccinate synthase yields the protein MKKDIKKVVLAYSGGLDTSIILKWLQDEYKCEVVTFTADIGQGEELEPARKKALSLGVKEENIFIQDLKDEFVKDYVFPMFRANAIYEGEYLLGTSIARPLIAKALVEIANKTKADAISHGATGKGNDQVRFELGALALNPNLAIIAPWREWDLNSREKLLAYAQKHGIDIAKKPGKSPYSMDANLLHISYEGLVLEDPAAKPEADMWRWVKDLKETPNESEVIELEFSKGDLCAINGEKMSPAQLLAKLNELGAKHGIGRLDIVENRYVGMKSRGCYETPGGSILLKAHRAIESITLDREAAHLKDELMPKYASLIYNGYWFSPERLMLQALIDESQKYVNGKVKLELYKGNVMVIGRESANDSLFSEAYCTFEEDAVYDQKDAAGFIRLNALRFIIAGKNGRKF from the coding sequence ATGAAAAAAGATATCAAAAAAGTGGTTTTAGCATATTCTGGTGGACTTGATACAAGTATAATTTTAAAATGGTTGCAAGATGAGTATAAATGTGAAGTGGTAACTTTCACAGCAGATATTGGACAAGGTGAAGAGCTTGAGCCTGCTAGAAAAAAAGCACTTTCTTTGGGTGTAAAAGAAGAAAATATTTTTATTCAAGATCTAAAAGATGAATTTGTAAAAGATTATGTATTTCCTATGTTTAGAGCAAATGCTATCTATGAAGGAGAATATTTACTAGGTACAAGTATAGCAAGACCTTTGATAGCAAAAGCTTTAGTAGAAATAGCAAATAAAACAAAAGCAGATGCTATTAGCCATGGGGCAACAGGTAAAGGAAATGATCAAGTGCGTTTTGAATTAGGTGCTTTGGCGCTAAATCCAAATTTAGCCATCATTGCTCCTTGGAGAGAATGGGATTTAAATAGCCGTGAAAAACTCTTAGCTTATGCGCAAAAACATGGCATTGATATAGCTAAAAAGCCAGGTAAGTCACCTTATTCTATGGATGCAAATTTATTGCATATTTCTTATGAAGGTTTAGTGCTTGAAGATCCTGCGGCTAAACCCGAAGCAGATATGTGGCGTTGGGTGAAAGATTTAAAAGAAACTCCAAATGAAAGCGAAGTGATAGAGCTTGAGTTTAGCAAAGGCGATTTGTGTGCTATTAATGGAGAAAAAATGTCTCCTGCGCAGCTTTTAGCAAAACTTAACGAGCTTGGTGCAAAACATGGTATAGGTCGTCTTGATATTGTTGAAAATCGCTATGTGGGTATGAAAAGTAGAGGTTGTTATGAAACTCCAGGTGGAAGTATACTTTTAAAAGCACACCGTGCTATCGAAAGTATCACTCTTGATAGAGAAGCAGCACATTTAAAAGATGAATTGATGCCAAAATATGCAAGTTTAATTTATAATGGTTATTGGTTCTCACCTGAAAGATTAATGCTTCAAGCCTTAATTGATGAGTCACAAAAATACGTTAATGGTAAAGTTAAACTTGAATTATACAAAGGTAATGTAATGGTAATAGGCAGAGAAAGTGCGAATGATAGCTTATTTAGTGAGGCTTATTGTACTTTCGAAGAAGATGCTGTGTATGATCAAAAAGATGCAGCAGGTTTTATAAGATTAAATGCTTTAAGATTTATCATTGCAGGTAAAAATGGAAGAAAATTTTAG